Proteins from one Legionella taurinensis genomic window:
- a CDS encoding ParA family protein, producing MGFVIAVSQAKGGSSKTTTSVNLAGALIEHGYKVIVADMDKDKPDAIRWAQQGTAIKFIEPLFDDKPMDKIEHLRKQYDFVLLDTPPNYMPAAFKAIMLSDFVILPCSPSFLDQNNLTDAIAVPRMSQKPFKILGVKIKKRQRLSDQLIEELNKSGLAFKTMISSKTAVLEAAFEGKWVGDFDKNSDSHKEFKKLAEELLTFFNHQKQTDTQKVNSTAPSRAVNERI from the coding sequence ATGGGATTTGTCATCGCGGTAAGTCAAGCAAAGGGGGGTAGTAGCAAAACGACTACCAGCGTCAATCTGGCGGGAGCGCTGATTGAACATGGATATAAAGTCATTGTCGCTGACATGGATAAAGACAAACCTGACGCCATTCGGTGGGCACAACAGGGGACTGCCATCAAATTCATTGAGCCGCTATTCGATGACAAGCCCATGGATAAAATTGAGCACCTGCGTAAACAATACGATTTTGTACTTTTAGACACACCGCCAAACTACATGCCGGCCGCATTCAAAGCCATCATGTTGTCTGATTTTGTCATTTTACCCTGCTCTCCCAGTTTTCTTGATCAAAACAATTTAACCGACGCGATTGCCGTCCCAAGAATGTCTCAGAAACCCTTTAAAATCCTGGGCGTTAAAATTAAAAAGCGGCAACGGCTTTCGGATCAGTTGATTGAGGAGCTAAACAAGTCGGGCCTCGCGTTTAAAACCATGATTTCATCGAAAACAGCCGTGCTTGAAGCGGCTTTTGAAGGGAAGTGGGTGGGGGATTTTGATAAAAACAGCGACAGCCATAAGGAATTTAAAAAATTGGCTGAGGAACTATTGACGTTTTTTAATCATCAAAAGCAAACGGACACGCAAAAAGTGAATTCCACAGCACCATCTCGGGCGGTAAATGAGAGGATTTAG
- a CDS encoding ParB/RepB/Spo0J family partition protein yields the protein MKGFCLSATLHEKLHKVEQECHLDEKIVSLHCDLLDTWEFRDRKGFELGDIAGLAKSIRSKGQSQPIVVVKASDEFKPRNNSGAHYVVIAGYRRWLACKTHHLPVEAVIKTLSFDDAIACLVSENEKEDVSDYSKGFFYAGILKTERMTQDILAEKLGISSSRLSQYLAFSQIPETLWQAIGDISKVSARTAAAIRSILHHGESHREALYRLAPLIARGCGEKRLREEVQLLVLKNMKASNDPYQVIFNNKKLMTIRRGQIHFDKSVVNHPDFPEFCKKIETELLHFVKDRFVG from the coding sequence ATGAAGGGTTTTTGTTTGTCGGCTACGTTGCATGAGAAGTTACATAAAGTAGAGCAGGAATGCCATCTGGATGAAAAAATTGTCTCGTTGCACTGTGATTTATTGGATACCTGGGAGTTTCGTGACCGAAAAGGTTTTGAATTAGGCGATATCGCCGGGCTGGCTAAAAGCATCCGTTCGAAAGGCCAATCCCAGCCTATCGTTGTTGTTAAAGCCTCTGACGAATTCAAACCGCGTAATAATTCCGGGGCGCACTACGTGGTGATTGCCGGTTACCGCCGTTGGCTGGCCTGCAAAACCCATCATCTTCCGGTAGAGGCTGTGATTAAAACCCTGAGTTTTGATGATGCCATTGCCTGCCTTGTTTCCGAAAATGAAAAAGAAGACGTCTCGGATTACTCCAAAGGGTTTTTTTATGCCGGTATCCTTAAAACGGAACGCATGACGCAGGACATTCTCGCTGAAAAATTGGGTATCAGCAGCAGCCGTCTGAGTCAATACCTGGCTTTTTCGCAAATCCCGGAAACCCTGTGGCAGGCCATTGGTGATATTTCCAAAGTGTCTGCCCGGACCGCCGCAGCCATACGGTCCATCTTGCACCATGGCGAAAGTCACCGTGAGGCGCTGTACAGACTGGCCCCCCTGATTGCACGGGGCTGTGGTGAAAAGCGTCTGCGCGAGGAAGTCCAGCTGCTCGTCTTAAAAAACATGAAGGCGAGTAATGATCCCTACCAGGTGATTTTTAACAACAAAAAGTTAATGACCATCCGACGGGGGCAAATTCATTTCGATAAATCAGTCGTTAACCACCCTGATTTTCCTGAGTTCTGCAAGAAAATTGAGACGGAGTTACTTCATTTCGTTAAAGATCGCTTTGTGGGTTAA
- a CDS encoding thiol:disulfide interchange protein DsbA/DsbL: MLRRVLMMFALLLPLSALAETFVVGKDYELIKGNEATAKSGPVTVTEFFSYGCPWCYRLEPSLNKWIKQQGDQIQFSRVPVVFNKDWSYYAKAYYTVNLLGQGAQLNPILFKTIQAKHGALTSNDSMIDFLTSQGIDKATAESAFKHSTTIDMQLNQGSAQMAQFHITAVPAVVINGQYKTDLQMAQGEDRLFKILDYLVQQAAKKESHA; the protein is encoded by the coding sequence ATGTTACGACGTGTTTTAATGATGTTTGCTTTGTTATTGCCCTTAAGTGCACTGGCGGAGACGTTTGTGGTGGGTAAAGATTATGAACTCATCAAAGGCAATGAGGCGACGGCCAAGTCAGGCCCCGTGACGGTGACTGAATTTTTCAGTTACGGCTGCCCGTGGTGCTATCGTCTTGAGCCCTCCTTAAACAAATGGATTAAACAACAAGGGGATCAGATTCAATTTTCCCGTGTACCGGTAGTATTCAACAAAGACTGGTCTTATTACGCCAAGGCGTATTACACCGTCAATCTGTTGGGTCAGGGAGCCCAATTAAACCCCATCCTGTTTAAAACCATCCAGGCCAAACACGGTGCCTTAACCAGCAATGACTCCATGATTGATTTCTTAACCAGTCAGGGCATCGACAAAGCCACCGCGGAAAGCGCGTTTAAACATTCCACTACGATTGACATGCAGTTGAATCAGGGCAGTGCGCAAATGGCACAGTTCCATATTACCGCAGTCCCTGCCGTGGTCATTAATGGCCAGTACAAAACGGATCTGCAAATGGCACAGGGCGAAGACCGGTTATTTAAAATCCTTGACTACTTAGTCCAGCAAGCTGCCAAAAAGGAAAGCCACGCTTAA
- a CDS encoding c-type cytochrome, which translates to MKKMVFVVALLSLTMAQAAPLSPETANATTNAVKTTAEKAAVCVACHGEKGNSANPEWPNLAGQHAGYLLKQLKDFKAAKTRNVPAMSAIVAGMSDEDMAELAQYYAEMPLAEASTPEKYLKRGEQLYRGGDFNQHITACIACHGPKGTGNAQAGFPVVSGQHAPYVIQQLKAFKERKRTNDLNSIMQDISARMSDDDMAAVAYYMQGLY; encoded by the coding sequence ATGAAAAAAATGGTATTTGTTGTTGCATTATTGAGCTTAACCATGGCTCAGGCTGCCCCGCTTTCGCCAGAAACGGCCAACGCGACGACCAATGCGGTCAAAACCACCGCTGAAAAAGCGGCTGTTTGCGTGGCCTGCCATGGTGAAAAAGGAAACAGTGCCAATCCGGAATGGCCTAACCTGGCCGGGCAGCATGCCGGTTATTTGCTCAAACAGCTGAAAGACTTCAAAGCGGCAAAAACCCGTAATGTGCCAGCCATGTCCGCGATCGTTGCTGGCATGAGCGATGAAGATATGGCAGAATTAGCGCAGTATTACGCCGAGATGCCGCTGGCTGAGGCCAGTACCCCGGAAAAATACTTAAAACGCGGCGAACAGCTTTACCGCGGCGGCGATTTCAACCAGCACATCACCGCCTGCATTGCCTGCCATGGCCCTAAAGGCACAGGTAACGCCCAAGCCGGTTTTCCCGTGGTCTCCGGTCAGCATGCGCCCTATGTCATTCAACAATTAAAGGCATTCAAGGAACGTAAACGAACCAACGACTTAAACAGCATCATGCAGGACATCAGCGCCCGCATGAGTGACGACGACATGGCGGCTGTTGCCTATTACATGCAGGGCCTGTACTAA
- the yihA gene encoding ribosome biogenesis GTP-binding protein YihA/YsxC, with the protein MLINRYSQAVFLKSAARVNQLPDDIGYEVAFAGRSNAGKSSALNCLTGIKQLARTSKTPGRTQLINLFSLDESRRLVDLPGYGYAKVALQVKEDWQKHLAHYLEVRQCLKGLVVVMDCRHPLKELDQMMIDWALDREIPVHALLTKADKLNKSEAKNAVAKVKRQYQLLGDLVSVQIFSSLKKEGVDELITRLDSWYEWPAS; encoded by the coding sequence ATGTTAATCAATCGTTACTCTCAGGCGGTCTTTTTAAAAAGTGCCGCCCGCGTTAATCAATTACCCGACGACATCGGTTACGAAGTGGCTTTTGCCGGTCGTTCCAATGCGGGAAAATCAAGTGCGTTAAACTGCTTGACGGGCATCAAACAATTAGCCCGTACCAGTAAAACCCCGGGCCGTACCCAGCTTATTAACCTGTTCAGTCTGGATGAATCCCGCCGGCTGGTGGACCTTCCCGGTTATGGGTATGCGAAAGTGGCTTTGCAGGTCAAAGAAGATTGGCAAAAACACCTGGCCCATTACCTTGAAGTCCGTCAATGCTTAAAGGGGTTGGTTGTGGTTATGGATTGCCGCCATCCCTTAAAGGAATTGGATCAGATGATGATCGACTGGGCCCTGGATCGGGAAATTCCGGTGCATGCCCTGTTAACCAAAGCCGATAAATTAAATAAAAGCGAAGCTAAAAACGCCGTGGCTAAAGTCAAGCGTCAATATCAGCTCCTGGGCGATTTGGTGTCAGTTCAGATTTTTTCCTCGCTTAAAAAAGAGGGCGTTGATGAATTGATTACCCGCTTAGACAGCTGGTATGAATGGCCGGCCTCTTAA